The DNA segment GGCGGCTCCTTCACCGCCGTTGGGTCAAACAGCGGCAGAGATCATGCCAAGTGCTGGCAGTGGTTTTGCGGCAACCCAGGATCAGCTGGGGCCTGCACAGGCTGGCGGGGAGCTTCCCCTCAGCCGCCAGCTCCATGATTGGGCATCTGCAAAGGCCCGCCCTGCCCTGCTCGACGGCCTGATCGATCATGCCCTTGTCCTTAATTGGTCTTGGCACTGCGGTGCCTAAAAGGCGCATCAGCCAGCAAGAGGCCCTGGCCCTTGCACCGCAGATGGGCAACGCCAGCCCCCGTCAACAACGCCTGCTGGAGAGGATCTACCAACGCTCAGGGGTGATGCACCGCCACTGCATTCCCCTGCCTGACTCCAGCAACCCCTCAACGGCTGAGCGGATGAGGCGCTACCAACCGGCAGCGCTTGAGCTAGCCCAAGAGGCTTCCCGTCTAGCGCTTAAGGATGCCGGTATCGAGGCAAGCACGATCACCCACTTGATCACCGTTTCATGCACGGGCTTCGGTGCCCCTGGCTTCGATCTTGCCTTAATCGCCAAACTGCCACTAGCGATGGATGTGGCCCGAACTCATGTGGGTTTCATGGGCTGCCACGGGGCATTCAACGGACTGCGGGTGGCACGGGCCTTTGTGGAAGCTGATCCCAGTGCCTGCGTGCTGCTGTGTGCAGTGGAGTTGTGCAGCTTGCACTTGCAGGAGGGCTGGAACCCCGACCACATCGTGGCCAATGCCCTATTCGCTGATGGTGCCGGCGCGGTGGTGGCGGTAGCTGCCGATGGCTCTCGTGTGGGCTCAACCAATAAAACAGGCCTGGAGCTAGTCGCCTCATCCTCAACGGTGCTGCCCGGCACTGAAGATCTGATGAGCTGGATCATTGAAGATCATGGTTTTTCCATGGTTCTTTCATCCAAAGTCCCCAGTCGCATCGCCGCCCAGCTGCGCCCGTGGCTGGAGCAGTGGCTGACGGGCATGGGTCTGACGCTGCCAGAAGTAAAA comes from the Cyanobium sp. Tous-M-B4 genome and includes:
- a CDS encoding type III polyketide synthase, producing the protein MPLSLIGLGTAVPKRRISQQEALALAPQMGNASPRQQRLLERIYQRSGVMHRHCIPLPDSSNPSTAERMRRYQPAALELAQEASRLALKDAGIEASTITHLITVSCTGFGAPGFDLALIAKLPLAMDVARTHVGFMGCHGAFNGLRVARAFVEADPSACVLLCAVELCSLHLQEGWNPDHIVANALFADGAGAVVAVAADGSRVGSTNKTGLELVASSSTVLPGTEDLMSWIIEDHGFSMVLSSKVPSRIAAQLRPWLEQWLTGMGLTLPEVKTWAVHPGGPRILGAVLESAGLQPAQIDLSTAVLRHFGNMSSATILFILERLRTSARHDGPCLALGFGPGLTVEAALLMVQKPI